A part of Apodemus sylvaticus chromosome 19, mApoSyl1.1, whole genome shotgun sequence genomic DNA contains:
- the LOC127669769 gene encoding HLA class I histocompatibility antigen, A alpha chain-like, translating to MKTFVTEALLLLLQALLALSRHPEGTHFVEIYQALFTSPELPEPQFIRVAFVDDVQFERFNNREGVQRMEHCAPWRDQKTQEYWKEITDQVLNQILNFRMLLEKMLQIYNYSATGYHTIQMRYGCYVLLQSDFSHGVLELSFNDHDYMRLNEDMRTWTTVGKVAEFLRKEWESSGVIQNFQTNLISVCMEVLFRELEFGKEFFLRKDTPKIHVIHKVRPDKKITLRCWAFNFYPAEITLTWVTDESNQTAHVEVSETRPSGDGTFQKWAAVVVHSGEEHRYKCHVNHEGLPEPMTLRWESPEPTIPFLLVVIAVILGALLIGAMMTFLIWKRKTRGKKGARS from the exons ATGAAGACCTTTGTGACTGAGGCTttgctcctgctgctgcaggCTCTGCTGGCCCTGAGCAGACATCCAGAAG GTACACACTTTGTTGAGATTTATCAAGCTCTCTTTACCTCGCCTGAGTTGCCTGAGCCCCAGTTCATCCGTGTTGCCTTTGTGGACGACGTACAATTTGAGAGATTCAACAATAGAGAAGGTGTTCAGAGGATGGAGCACTGTGCACCATGGAGAGATCAAAAGACACAAGAGTATTGGAAGGAAATCACAGACCAGGTCCTGAACCAAATTCTGAATTTCAGAATGTTACTGGAAAAAATGCTCCAAATCTACAACTACAGTGCAACTG GATATCACACAATCCAGATGAGGTATGGCTGCTATGTCCTGCTTCAAAGTGATTTCAGTCATGGAGTCCTTGAACTATCCTTCAATGACCACGATTACATGAGGCTGAATGAGGACATGAGGACTTGGACCACAGTGGGCAAAGTTGCTGAGTTTCTCAGAAAAGAGTGGGAATCATCAGGTGTTATACAAAATTTTCAGACTAACCTGATCAGTGTTTGTATGGAAGTACTCTTCAGAGAGCTGGAGTTTGGAAAGGAGTTTTTCCTAAGAAAAG ACACTCCTAAAATACATGTGATCCATAAGGTCAGACCCGACAAAAAAATCACTCTGAGGTGCTGGGCCTTCAACTTCTACCCTGCTGAAATCACCCTAACCTGGGTGACAGATGAGAGCAATCAAACCGCACACGTGGAGGTGTCAGAGACCAGGCCTTCAGGGGACGGAACCTTCCAGAAGTGGGCAGCTGTTGTGGTTCATTCTGGAGAAGAGCATAGATACAAGTGTCATGTGAATCATGAGGGGCTTCCTGAGCCCATGACCCTGAGATGGG AGTCTCCTGAGCCGACCATCCCCTTTTTGCTTGTTGTCATTGCTGTGATTCTTGGAGCTCTGCTCATAGGAGCAATGATGACTTTTCTGATATGGAAGAGGAAGACTAGAGGTAAGAAAGGGGCAAGGTCTTAG